One genomic segment of Pedobacter endophyticus includes these proteins:
- a CDS encoding carboxylesterase family protein, translated as MKNTFLTIFLLITAFFSNAQDFKKYDRGSFNKGQDSINYRILFPENFNPAQKYPVLFVLHGRGESGNDNEKQLTHGAKLFLKDEVRKNFPAIVIFPQCSSDSYWANVNITTNDKGKRNFSFVEGGKPTKAMHALQGMVKDFLKKPFVNKEQVYVGGLSMGGMGTYELLRRQRKTFAAAFAICGGDNTNNIRKYKTVPLWIFHGGKDDIVDPAYSMAIAERLKTVGREVKFTLYPNANHNSWDSAFAEPELLPWLFSHKRD; from the coding sequence ATGAAAAATACTTTTCTAACCATTTTTTTGCTGATTACGGCATTTTTCTCAAACGCCCAGGATTTCAAAAAATACGATCGCGGAAGTTTCAATAAAGGACAAGATTCCATCAACTATAGAATTTTATTCCCCGAAAACTTTAATCCTGCACAGAAATATCCGGTCCTGTTTGTGCTTCACGGGCGTGGAGAAAGCGGAAACGACAATGAAAAGCAACTCACACATGGTGCCAAACTGTTTTTGAAGGACGAGGTGAGGAAAAACTTTCCCGCAATAGTCATTTTCCCTCAATGTTCTTCCGATAGCTACTGGGCAAATGTAAATATCACAACAAACGATAAGGGCAAACGCAACTTTAGCTTCGTTGAAGGCGGGAAGCCTACAAAAGCCATGCATGCCTTGCAGGGAATGGTAAAAGATTTTCTGAAGAAACCATTTGTAAATAAAGAACAAGTGTATGTCGGCGGCCTTTCAATGGGTGGCATGGGCACTTATGAACTATTAAGAAGACAACGCAAAACATTTGCTGCTGCCTTTGCCATTTGTGGCGGAGACAATACCAATAATATTCGCAAATATAAAACCGTTCCCCTTTGGATCTTTCATGGCGGGAAGGACGACATTGTAGATCCAGCCTATTCAATGGCCATCGCCGAACGCCTAAAAACGGTTGGCAGAGAAGTGAAATTTACCCTCTATCCTAACGCAAACCACAACAGCTGGGATAGCGCCTTTGCCGAGCCAGAACTGTTGCCCTGGCTATTTTCGCATAAGCGGGACTAA
- a CDS encoding LamG-like jellyroll fold domain-containing protein, translating to MKRSNIYKLRYALVLLLLFSAFAGCKKDGNPNNLPELDPKDYEGTVGGFRTSDEILKDNLVAYFSFDDTYNEKISNTAPTTKTGDSFVEGFKGKALNLSAGYLYYASQFSAFKKDVFKSFTISQWIQISNNGSKKTMLLQLARPGVFDGNLDIRLNTNSYPASNTDILKIGPRFSTVGNGSQDNLNATKSPKIGPGNWVHLVLSYNGLTGRFNIVANGENIGSYSDRGTGNNLFQSNEPNELIFGANYNLIPGKTVNTNADFGLMNGKIDEVKIYNAFMPDPVVKAMYDLYQAGK from the coding sequence ATGAAAAGATCAAACATATACAAATTGAGATACGCATTGGTGTTACTACTACTTTTTTCCGCATTTGCAGGTTGTAAAAAAGATGGTAACCCTAACAACCTTCCTGAATTAGATCCTAAAGATTATGAGGGAACGGTCGGCGGTTTTCGAACTTCAGATGAAATCTTAAAAGACAATCTTGTTGCGTATTTCAGTTTCGATGATACCTACAACGAAAAAATTAGTAATACTGCACCAACAACCAAAACTGGCGACTCATTTGTTGAAGGGTTTAAAGGCAAGGCGTTAAACCTAAGCGCAGGATATTTGTATTACGCCAGCCAGTTCTCTGCTTTCAAAAAAGACGTTTTCAAAAGTTTTACAATAAGCCAATGGATTCAAATATCCAATAATGGTTCAAAAAAAACGATGTTATTGCAACTTGCGAGACCAGGCGTATTTGATGGCAATTTAGACATTAGGCTAAATACTAATAGCTACCCTGCGAGCAATACAGATATTTTGAAAATAGGCCCAAGGTTTTCCACTGTTGGAAACGGATCGCAAGATAATCTAAATGCAACCAAATCACCAAAAATAGGGCCGGGAAACTGGGTCCATCTAGTTTTGAGTTACAATGGTTTAACAGGAAGATTTAATATTGTAGCGAACGGAGAGAATATCGGCAGTTATTCAGATAGAGGGACAGGAAACAATCTTTTCCAATCTAATGAGCCAAATGAATTGATTTTTGGTGCGAACTATAATCTTATCCCTGGCAAAACAGTAAATACAAATGCCGATTTTGGCTTGATGAACGGTAAAATTGATGAGGTAAAAATTTATAATGCCTTTATGCCTGACCCAGTAGTTAAGGCAATGTACGACCTTTATCAGGCCGGCAAGTAA
- a CDS encoding glucoamylase family protein, producing MLKSNSNRILVQLALKLFFLLTLVGSCKKTDRSNSNIDTSLSFTVNGTYNGTLTYNGLNNLPEIKINFTESINKTTILEAIKLIGPTGTEIPYNQQLQSSDKIIIIIPKNALSSFTTYTVNISNGLKSTTNGRLINPVIITLKIGPDDTDKFPRIGDDELLTLVQKQTFKYFWDFAHPTSGLARERNTSGNTVTSGGSGFGIMALVTGISRNFISRAEGLARMQKIVAFLKTAERFHGAYPHWLNGNSGKVIPFSAKDNGGDLVETSYLMAGLITARQYFNGADANETTLRNDINAIYNGVEWNWYRKNDSNTLYWHWSLNYNWDMNLPIKGWNESLITYVMAAASPTHAIPKSVYDNGWAQNGNMKNGSTYYGVQLPLGPASGGPLFFAHYSFMGINPMGLTDAYADYETQTKAHTLINYNYCKTNPLGHYGYGENCWGLTASDIQNGYTASSPTNDVGVIAPTAALASMPYTPTESMQALKYFYYKLGNKTWGEYGFYDAFSLKDQWFATSTLAIDQGPIVVMIENYRTKLIWNLFMSAPEVKAGMKNLGFNSPNL from the coding sequence ATGTTAAAATCAAATTCCAACCGGATTTTAGTTCAACTGGCTCTAAAGCTCTTTTTTCTTTTGACACTTGTCGGCAGCTGCAAAAAAACCGATCGCTCCAATTCGAATATAGATACATCCTTATCTTTTACAGTTAATGGGACTTATAATGGTACGTTAACTTACAATGGCCTAAATAACCTCCCAGAGATTAAAATTAACTTTACTGAATCTATCAATAAAACAACCATTTTAGAAGCCATTAAACTTATAGGCCCAACTGGAACTGAGATTCCCTATAATCAACAATTACAATCCTCGGACAAAATAATCATAATTATTCCTAAAAATGCGCTTTCGTCGTTTACAACATATACCGTAAACATTAGTAACGGGTTAAAATCTACGACAAATGGAAGATTAATTAACCCAGTGATCATAACACTCAAAATCGGGCCAGATGACACCGACAAATTCCCCCGCATCGGCGACGACGAGCTCCTAACCCTCGTACAGAAGCAAACCTTTAAATATTTCTGGGATTTTGCCCATCCAACCAGCGGATTGGCCCGAGAAAGAAATACATCGGGCAATACCGTAACCTCAGGTGGCTCAGGCTTTGGTATCATGGCATTAGTAACCGGAATCAGTCGCAACTTTATCAGCAGAGCCGAAGGATTGGCCCGCATGCAAAAAATAGTAGCCTTTTTAAAAACTGCTGAGCGTTTCCATGGCGCTTACCCGCACTGGCTCAACGGTAATTCGGGAAAAGTAATTCCTTTTAGCGCCAAAGATAACGGTGGCGACTTGGTAGAAACATCGTACCTGATGGCTGGTTTAATTACTGCCCGTCAATATTTTAACGGCGCCGACGCCAATGAAACGACTTTACGAAACGACATTAACGCCATTTACAACGGTGTAGAATGGAATTGGTACCGTAAAAACGATAGCAACACCTTATACTGGCATTGGAGCCTGAATTACAATTGGGACATGAACTTGCCGATTAAAGGTTGGAACGAAAGCTTAATAACCTACGTTATGGCCGCCGCCTCCCCTACTCACGCCATTCCCAAATCGGTTTACGATAACGGTTGGGCGCAAAACGGCAATATGAAAAATGGTAGCACCTATTATGGCGTTCAGCTTCCCTTGGGCCCAGCCAGTGGCGGTCCATTATTTTTTGCTCATTATTCATTTATGGGCATCAACCCGATGGGCTTAACCGATGCTTATGCCGATTACGAAACCCAAACAAAGGCACACACTTTAATCAATTATAATTACTGCAAAACAAACCCATTAGGCCACTACGGTTATGGTGAAAATTGCTGGGGCTTAACGGCCAGCGATATCCAAAATGGATATACCGCCAGCTCGCCAACAAACGACGTTGGCGTAATTGCACCAACAGCAGCTTTAGCTTCAATGCCGTACACGCCAACAGAATCCATGCAGGCGCTAAAATATTTCTATTACAAACTGGGCAACAAAACCTGGGGCGAATATGGCTTTTACGATGCTTTTTCATTAAAAGATCAATGGTTTGCCACCTCGACACTAGCGATCGATCAAGGCCCGATTGTGGTGATGATCGAAAATTATAGAACAAAATTAATCTGGAACCTATTTATGAGTGCCCCTGAAGTAAAAGCAGGCATGAAAAATTTAGGTTTCAACAGTCCCAATCTTTAA
- a CDS encoding glucoamylase family protein, whose protein sequence is MQKKLRTLLYLSLVTLTLTSCAQKVSNLYNPDLTIKKNLSDEQLLDLVQKQTFQYFWDGAEPTSGAGRERYHVDEIYPENDKSTVATGATGFGLMAILSGIDRGYVTKKEGLDRLNKILDFLAKADRFHGAWPHWFYGETGKVRPFGKKDNGGDLVETSFVAQALICIDAYYKNGTPEEKALAKKADELWKGIDFDWYRNGNQNVLYWHWSPEYNWEMNFPVKGYNECLIMYVLAASSPTHTVPAEVYHEGWARNGDIKTSFEVYGHPFTLDYQGQKKSVGPLFWAHYSYLGLNPKGLKDKYADYWQNNVNHTLAIHDYCVDNPKGYKGYGENSWGLTASYSVKGYAAHNPKEDFGVISPTAAISSIPYTPKESMKVIRHLYEDLGDKVWGKYGFYDAFSETDNWYPKRYLGIDQGPMVVMIENYRSGLLWKLFMSNTDVQKGLTKLGFENK, encoded by the coding sequence ATGCAAAAAAAACTCCGAACCCTTCTTTACTTATCACTCGTTACCCTAACCCTTACATCCTGCGCTCAAAAGGTAAGCAACCTTTATAATCCGGATTTAACCATTAAAAAAAACCTATCTGATGAGCAGTTACTCGATCTGGTTCAAAAGCAGACCTTCCAATATTTTTGGGATGGTGCCGAACCTACGTCGGGTGCAGGGAGAGAACGCTACCATGTAGATGAGATTTATCCTGAAAACGACAAAAGTACCGTTGCCACCGGAGCAACCGGATTCGGTTTAATGGCAATATTAAGTGGCATTGATAGAGGTTATGTCACCAAAAAAGAAGGTTTAGATCGCTTAAATAAAATTTTGGATTTCTTGGCCAAGGCCGATCGCTTTCATGGTGCATGGCCGCACTGGTTTTATGGAGAAACTGGCAAGGTAAGGCCTTTTGGTAAAAAAGACAACGGCGGCGATTTAGTCGAAACCTCATTTGTTGCACAAGCATTGATTTGCATAGATGCCTATTATAAAAACGGAACCCCGGAAGAAAAGGCCCTCGCCAAAAAAGCCGATGAACTTTGGAAGGGAATCGATTTTGATTGGTATCGCAACGGCAATCAAAATGTGCTTTATTGGCATTGGTCGCCAGAATACAACTGGGAAATGAACTTCCCGGTAAAAGGCTATAACGAATGTTTAATTATGTATGTGTTAGCGGCCTCATCGCCAACGCACACCGTTCCTGCCGAAGTTTACCACGAAGGTTGGGCCCGCAATGGGGACATTAAAACAAGTTTCGAAGTGTATGGTCACCCATTCACTCTGGATTATCAAGGACAAAAAAAGTCGGTGGGACCGCTATTCTGGGCACATTACTCTTATTTGGGCCTCAATCCAAAAGGACTTAAAGATAAATATGCCGATTACTGGCAAAACAATGTAAACCATACCTTAGCCATTCATGATTATTGCGTCGATAACCCAAAAGGATACAAAGGTTACGGCGAAAATAGCTGGGGCTTAACCGCAAGTTATTCCGTAAAAGGATATGCCGCCCATAATCCCAAAGAAGATTTTGGCGTTATCTCCCCTACCGCAGCCATTTCGTCCATTCCGTACACACCCAAAGAATCGATGAAAGTAATCCGTCATTTATATGAAGATTTGGGCGATAAAGTTTGGGGCAAGTACGGTTTTTATGATGCCTTTTCTGAAACCGACAACTGGTATCCGAAAAGATATTTGGGAATCGATCAAGGACCAATGGTGGTAATGATTGAAAATTATAGATCGGGCTTACTTTGGAAATTGTTTATGAGTAATACCGATGTGCAAAAAGGGTTGACGAAGTTGGGTTTTGAAAATAAGTAA
- the bglX gene encoding beta-glucosidase BglX: MNKAKILVVFLASLMLNATAQTKKPVSAEEAKMNTFINNLMAKMTVDEKIGQLNLPSSGDITTGQANSSDIGKKIKDGQVGGLFNIKGVDKIKAVQKVAVEESRMKIPLLFGMDVIHGYNTVFPIPLGMSCTWDMDAVQRSARVAAIEASASGINWTFSPMVDISRDPRWGRISEGSGEDAYLGSQIAAAMVKGYQGKLQANNEILACVKHYALYGAAEAGRDYNTTDMSRVRMYNEYFPPYKAAVDAGAASIMASFNEVDGIPATGNKWLMTEVLRNQWGFKGFVVTDYTGIPEMIAHGMGDLQKVSALALNAGIDMDMVGEGFLGTLKKSLAEKKVNINEINRACRLILQAKYKLGLFNDPYKFCDPKRAETEVFSAANRQVAREISAESFVLLKNNNNILPLKKTGTIGLIGPLADNTANMYGTWSVAALFDKSVTVLQGLKNAVGNDVKILTARGSNFLADSVMEHRYVNVHNPTYKRDARSEEELIKEALKVAEKSDVIVATMGEGSEFTGESSSVTDIQIPETQKNLLKALAKTGKPVVLVLFTGRPLALKWEQENIPAILNVWFPGSEAGNSIADVLFGKVNPSGKLSTTFPQNVGQVPLYYAHKNTGRPLAEGKWFEKFRSNYLDVSNDPLYPFGFGLSYTTFNYSDVKLSSNTLAKGKSITASVTLSNTGKYDGKEVVQLYIRDLVGSITRPVKELKGFQKVALKAGESKTISFNITENDLKFYNSDLKFVAEPGDFEVFIGTNSRDVKKAAFTLK, encoded by the coding sequence ATGAACAAAGCGAAAATCCTGGTTGTATTTTTAGCATCACTAATGCTGAATGCTACAGCGCAAACGAAAAAACCTGTATCGGCCGAAGAGGCAAAAATGAATACTTTCATCAATAACCTGATGGCGAAAATGACTGTCGATGAGAAGATCGGGCAGCTCAACCTGCCAAGTTCTGGCGATATTACCACCGGGCAGGCAAACAGCAGCGATATTGGCAAGAAAATCAAAGATGGGCAAGTGGGCGGTTTGTTCAACATCAAAGGTGTTGATAAAATTAAGGCCGTACAAAAGGTTGCCGTTGAGGAAAGCAGAATGAAAATACCGTTATTGTTCGGTATGGACGTTATTCATGGCTACAATACCGTGTTCCCGATTCCACTGGGCATGAGCTGTACCTGGGATATGGACGCCGTACAACGATCGGCAAGGGTTGCCGCCATTGAAGCCAGTGCAAGCGGCATCAACTGGACTTTTTCGCCGATGGTTGATATTTCCCGCGATCCACGTTGGGGAAGAATCTCCGAAGGAAGTGGCGAGGATGCTTATTTAGGCTCGCAAATTGCAGCGGCTATGGTTAAGGGCTATCAAGGGAAGCTCCAGGCCAACAACGAAATTTTAGCTTGCGTAAAACATTATGCGCTTTATGGCGCCGCCGAAGCCGGAAGAGACTATAACACAACCGATATGAGCAGGGTGCGCATGTACAACGAGTATTTCCCGCCCTACAAAGCAGCTGTTGATGCTGGTGCAGCAAGTATTATGGCTTCGTTTAATGAGGTTGATGGGATTCCTGCAACCGGCAATAAATGGCTTATGACAGAGGTTCTGCGCAACCAATGGGGTTTTAAGGGCTTCGTGGTAACCGATTATACAGGCATCCCTGAAATGATTGCACACGGCATGGGCGATTTACAAAAGGTTTCGGCATTGGCCTTAAACGCAGGTATTGATATGGATATGGTTGGCGAGGGCTTTTTAGGAACGTTAAAAAAATCGCTCGCCGAGAAAAAAGTGAACATCAACGAAATTAACAGAGCTTGTCGTTTAATTCTTCAGGCAAAATATAAACTGGGCCTATTTAACGATCCTTATAAATTTTGCGATCCAAAACGGGCAGAAACTGAGGTTTTCAGCGCAGCCAATCGTCAAGTCGCCCGCGAAATATCAGCCGAAAGCTTTGTTTTGCTTAAAAATAACAACAACATTCTTCCACTTAAAAAAACTGGAACAATTGGTTTAATAGGCCCTTTGGCTGATAATACGGCAAACATGTATGGCACCTGGAGTGTTGCCGCCCTGTTTGATAAATCGGTAACCGTGTTGCAGGGTTTAAAGAACGCAGTAGGTAACGATGTTAAAATTTTGACCGCCAGGGGCTCAAATTTCCTAGCCGATTCGGTAATGGAACACCGCTATGTAAACGTTCATAACCCCACCTACAAACGCGATGCACGATCGGAAGAAGAATTGATTAAAGAAGCTTTAAAAGTTGCAGAAAAGTCAGACGTAATTGTGGCCACGATGGGCGAAGGATCTGAATTTACAGGCGAAAGCAGCAGCGTAACCGATATTCAGATTCCTGAAACGCAAAAGAACCTGCTAAAAGCCCTGGCAAAAACCGGTAAACCAGTTGTTTTGGTACTATTTACGGGCCGTCCGCTGGCGTTGAAATGGGAGCAAGAAAATATTCCCGCCATTTTAAACGTTTGGTTCCCCGGTAGCGAAGCTGGAAACTCAATTGCCGACGTGCTTTTCGGAAAGGTAAATCCATCAGGAAAATTAAGTACAACCTTCCCGCAAAATGTTGGTCAGGTGCCACTATATTATGCCCATAAAAACACTGGTCGTCCGTTGGCAGAAGGTAAATGGTTTGAGAAATTCCGGTCAAATTATCTGGATGTAAGCAACGATCCATTATATCCATTCGGTTTTGGTTTAAGTTATACCACTTTTAATTATAGCGACGTAAAATTGAGTTCGAATACTTTGGCAAAAGGTAAATCAATTACTGCATCTGTTACTTTAAGCAACACCGGTAAATACGACGGCAAGGAAGTGGTACAATTGTACATTCGCGACTTGGTAGGAAGCATTACCCGTCCGGTTAAAGAGTTAAAAGGGTTCCAGAAAGTGGCGCTGAAAGCAGGCGAAAGCAAAACGATCAGCTTCAACATTACCGAAAACGACCTAAAGTTTTACAACTCTGACTTAAAATTCGTTGCCGAACCCGGCGATTTTGAGGTGTTTATTGGTACAAATTCAAGAGATGTAAAAAAAGCAGCATTTACGCTGAAGTAG
- a CDS encoding RagB/SusD family nutrient uptake outer membrane protein, with amino-acid sequence MKIFNNYRRNIALGLLAITAVSINSGCQKFLDTQRQGEYTADDYPYPQGSTPYDTFLFSAYSALRAYNYVSDGFMVVTSIRSDDADKGSTASDGGADVIAMDNFPALTNGRVNTLWTEYYTMINRCNTIIDQIYNNSEIVANEQQKIQAEAEARFLRGYSYFFLVRAFGRIPKIDKVLSVTSNIPQSSPEEIYAFIEDDLQFAAANLPLNWPSKFIGRPTKGSANGILAKAYLYQKKWGMAMSVASQVMNSGQYDLSVSYDDIFSEKGENSKESVFEIQATASATVQTANGVQYASVQGTRGSTTEWNRGWGWNSPSAALEAAYEPNDPRKARTILYSSIAGKDNFTVYGQKAPFYPTEVPNLKYNHKVLANPTYIAAYNSRSGWWMNVRILRYADVVLMFAEAANEVGGAGNIKLALDALNSVRARARKTATVAGTLPNINTTDQGILRNAIRQERRIELAMEHERFFDIVRWGIDAEAMQAAGKTSYNPNRDRLLPIPQQQIDLSKGVLTPNPGY; translated from the coding sequence ATGAAAATATTTAATAATTATAGAAGAAATATTGCGCTGGGCTTATTAGCTATAACCGCGGTTTCGATAAACTCGGGCTGTCAAAAATTTTTAGATACCCAAAGACAAGGTGAGTATACTGCAGATGATTACCCTTACCCCCAGGGATCAACTCCCTATGATACTTTTTTGTTTTCTGCATATAGTGCATTAAGAGCATATAACTATGTTTCTGATGGTTTTATGGTAGTTACAAGTATTCGAAGTGACGATGCTGACAAAGGGAGTACCGCAAGCGATGGCGGTGCCGATGTTATTGCAATGGATAATTTTCCAGCTTTGACAAACGGTAGGGTCAATACGCTGTGGACAGAGTATTACACAATGATTAATAGATGTAATACAATTATTGATCAAATCTATAATAACAGCGAAATCGTTGCCAATGAACAACAGAAAATCCAGGCTGAAGCAGAGGCGAGATTTTTACGTGGCTACTCATATTTCTTTCTTGTAAGAGCGTTTGGACGGATACCGAAAATTGATAAGGTACTGAGTGTTACCTCAAACATTCCACAAAGCAGCCCTGAAGAAATATATGCTTTTATCGAAGATGATTTACAATTTGCGGCAGCAAATTTGCCCTTGAACTGGCCGTCAAAATTCATTGGCCGGCCGACTAAAGGATCAGCAAACGGAATTCTCGCAAAGGCCTATTTATACCAAAAGAAGTGGGGAATGGCCATGTCTGTAGCCAGCCAGGTAATGAATTCAGGTCAATACGACTTAAGCGTTTCGTACGACGATATTTTTAGCGAAAAAGGCGAAAATAGCAAAGAGTCTGTATTTGAGATTCAAGCTACGGCAAGTGCTACTGTACAAACTGCAAACGGGGTTCAATACGCCAGTGTGCAGGGTACTAGAGGGAGTACTACCGAATGGAATAGAGGTTGGGGATGGAATTCGCCGAGTGCAGCTTTAGAAGCTGCCTATGAACCAAACGACCCTCGAAAAGCAAGAACCATACTATACAGCAGTATAGCAGGAAAAGATAATTTCACAGTATATGGACAGAAAGCGCCATTTTATCCAACTGAGGTTCCAAATCTAAAATATAACCATAAGGTTCTAGCCAATCCGACATACATTGCTGCTTATAATAGCAGAAGCGGTTGGTGGATGAATGTTCGCATTTTACGTTATGCTGACGTGGTATTGATGTTTGCCGAAGCTGCTAATGAAGTTGGTGGTGCAGGAAATATTAAACTTGCACTCGATGCATTAAATAGTGTACGAGCCAGAGCGAGAAAAACTGCGACAGTTGCTGGCACACTACCAAACATTAATACCACCGACCAAGGTATTTTACGCAACGCCATCAGACAAGAACGAAGAATAGAACTCGCAATGGAACATGAACGTTTCTTCGACATTGTAAGGTGGGGAATTGATGCCGAGGCCATGCAAGCTGCTGGTAAAACAAGCTACAATCCGAACAGAGATAGACTACTGCCAATACCTCAACAGCAAATTGATTTAAGTAAAGGCGTTTTGACGCCAAACCCTGGTTACTAA
- a CDS encoding discoidin domain-containing protein — MKKILLIILLFTSFSAAYAQKQKTYCNPINVDYGYTPFESFTEWGKHRATADPVIVNYKGDFYLFSTNQWGYWHSPDMLNWKFEERKFLRPWNKTKDELCAPGVGIVGDTMVVFGSTYTKNFTLWGSTDPKANKWFPLVDSLEIGGWDPAFFTDDDGRFYMYNGSSNVYPMYGVELNRKTFKPIGTRTPMYLLQGWRYGWQRFGEHMDNTFLDAFAEGAWMTKHNGKYYFQYGAPGTEFSGYSDGVVVGDKPLFDGAQITPQSDPLSYKGGGFSRGAGHGATFQDNNKKYWHISTSIICVKNTWERRMGIWPTGFDKDDVMWTNTAFGDYPLYLPSERKENGPAGPGWMLINYKKPVTVSSTLGAFHANNAVDESIKTYWSAKTANNGEWIQTDLGSLATVNAIQINYADQDAEFIGKQIGIYHQYKILSSVDGKKWTTLVDKSQNKTDVPHDYIELEKPVKTRFIKLINIHMPTGKFAISGLRVFGNGNGEKPSEVKNLIVLRTEKDKRSAYIKWQPVDNAFAYNLYYGTAPDKLYNCIMIHDFNEYWFKAMDSQKPYYFAIEAINENGVSKKTTVKKVD; from the coding sequence ATGAAAAAAATACTGCTAATCATATTATTATTTACATCGTTTTCTGCGGCCTACGCCCAGAAGCAAAAAACCTACTGCAACCCAATTAATGTAGATTACGGCTATACCCCGTTTGAATCTTTTACCGAATGGGGCAAGCATCGGGCCACTGCCGATCCGGTTATTGTGAACTATAAAGGCGATTTTTACCTGTTTAGTACTAACCAATGGGGTTACTGGCATAGCCCCGATATGTTGAACTGGAAATTTGAAGAGCGCAAGTTTCTTCGCCCGTGGAACAAGACTAAAGATGAGCTTTGCGCACCCGGCGTTGGCATTGTGGGCGATACAATGGTTGTCTTCGGAAGTACCTACACCAAAAACTTCACGCTTTGGGGAAGCACCGACCCGAAGGCCAATAAATGGTTTCCGCTGGTCGATTCGTTAGAGATTGGCGGCTGGGATCCGGCCTTTTTTACGGATGATGACGGTAGGTTTTACATGTACAACGGAAGCAGCAATGTTTATCCGATGTATGGCGTAGAACTCAATCGCAAAACATTTAAGCCCATCGGCACACGCACACCAATGTACCTGTTACAAGGCTGGCGATACGGTTGGCAGCGCTTTGGCGAACATATGGACAACACCTTTCTGGATGCCTTTGCCGAGGGTGCTTGGATGACGAAGCACAACGGTAAATATTATTTTCAGTATGGGGCGCCCGGAACCGAATTTAGCGGTTACTCGGATGGCGTAGTTGTAGGCGATAAGCCCTTGTTTGATGGCGCTCAAATAACCCCGCAATCAGATCCACTAAGCTACAAGGGTGGTGGTTTTTCTCGTGGCGCAGGTCACGGGGCTACCTTTCAAGATAACAACAAAAAGTACTGGCACATTTCTACCAGCATCATCTGCGTAAAAAACACTTGGGAGCGTAGAATGGGCATCTGGCCAACGGGTTTTGATAAAGATGATGTAATGTGGACAAACACCGCCTTCGGCGATTATCCGCTCTACCTTCCTTCAGAAAGAAAAGAAAATGGCCCGGCGGGTCCGGGGTGGATGCTCATCAACTACAAAAAGCCCGTTACCGTTTCATCAACACTTGGCGCATTCCATGCCAACAACGCCGTTGATGAAAGCATTAAAACCTATTGGAGCGCAAAAACGGCCAACAATGGCGAGTGGATCCAAACCGATCTCGGGAGCTTGGCCACTGTAAACGCTATCCAAATCAATTACGCCGATCAGGATGCCGAATTTATTGGCAAGCAGATCGGCATTTACCATCAGTATAAAATTCTATCATCGGTTGATGGCAAAAAATGGACTACACTAGTTGATAAAAGTCAAAATAAAACCGATGTTCCACACGATTATATCGAACTTGAAAAACCCGTTAAAACAAGGTTCATCAAATTGATTAATATCCACATGCCAACCGGAAAGTTTGCCATTAGTGGCCTCCGTGTTTTTGGCAATGGTAATGGAGAAAAGCCATCGGAAGTTAAAAACCTGATCGTTTTAAGAACCGAGAAAGATAAACGAAGCGCTTATATTAAATGGCAACCCGTTGATAATGCCTTTGCATACAATTTATATTACGGTACAGCGCCCGATAAATTGTACAATTGCATCATGATACACGATTTTAATGAATATTGGTTTAAGGCCATGGATAGCCAAAAACCGTATTACTTCGCCATCGAGGCCATCAACGAAAACGGCGTTTCGAAAAAAACCACTGTAAAAAAGGTCGATTAA